From Polaribacter butkevichii, a single genomic window includes:
- a CDS encoding CPBP family intramembrane glutamic endopeptidase, which yields MKIIKAILLTALLLAIGIILELSLIGLDEYTNLIEKGTEQHIIGIAYILMWISFIIVAYFFWRPRPNLKSELNIKQLDFTLIPYLLIIIIGLGFATQPIIDFNRIIDFYLNSETKPHYKFSGFSTYFIYFRISSILIAPVFEELFFRRFLFSKLLEKNKVWIAILISSLCFSAIHYPTPNNLIPTFIYGVIACIIYMKTKNIVYLIIIHFLNNLCSMLYSIFGDPFFDWIYGLNYDFMYWALFVFGILTTILGVKKITTANTV from the coding sequence TTGAAAATAATCAAAGCTATATTATTAACTGCATTACTTTTAGCAATAGGAATTATACTTGAACTTAGTCTTATCGGACTTGACGAATACACTAACTTAATTGAAAAAGGAACTGAACAACATATCATTGGTATTGCTTATATTTTAATGTGGATTTCTTTCATAATTGTTGCTTACTTTTTTTGGAGACCTAGACCGAATTTAAAATCAGAGTTAAATATTAAACAATTGGATTTCACTTTAATTCCATATTTATTGATAATAATAATTGGACTTGGATTCGCAACACAACCGATAATTGATTTTAATAGAATTATAGATTTTTATCTGAATTCAGAGACAAAACCACATTATAAATTTTCTGGATTTAGTACATATTTTATATATTTTAGAATTTCAAGTATCCTAATTGCTCCTGTTTTTGAAGAATTATTTTTTAGAAGATTTCTGTTTTCAAAACTTCTTGAAAAAAATAAGGTTTGGATAGCTATTTTAATTTCGAGTTTATGCTTTTCAGCTATTCATTATCCAACCCCAAATAATTTAATTCCAACCTTTATCTATGGTGTAATTGCTTGCATAATCTATATGAAAACAAAGAATATTGTTTACCTCATAATTATTCATTTTTTAAATAACTTATGTTCTATGCTATATTCAATTTTTGGCGACCCATTTTTTGATTGGATCTATGGACTAAACTATGATTTTATGTATTGGGCTTTGTTTGTATTTGGAATATTAACAACTATTTTAGGAGTAAAAAAAATAACTACAGCTAACACCGTATAA
- a CDS encoding type II toxin-antitoxin system RelE/ParE family toxin: protein MKSGYKILWTDHAISELRETIEYLENNWTEKELRKFSAKLDHTIELISKTPEMFPDSYEKKGIKKAVVEKHNNLYYRIIGNSVEIISLFSNKKNPDRKKL, encoded by the coding sequence ATGAAAAGTGGTTATAAAATTCTGTGGACTGATCACGCTATTTCAGAATTAAGAGAAACTATTGAGTATTTGGAAAATAATTGGACTGAAAAAGAATTGAGAAAATTTTCTGCGAAACTTGACCATACTATCGAATTAATCTCAAAAACACCTGAAATGTTTCCTGACTCTTACGAAAAAAAAGGAATCAAAAAAGCTGTTGTTGAAAAACATAATAATTTATATTATAGAATAATTGGCAATTCTGTCGAAATAATATCTTTATTTTCAAATAAGAAAAATCCTGACAGGAAAAAACTATAA
- a CDS encoding tetratricopeptide repeat protein has product MKKKVLIILLISLFYNTNLTAQKKEIQKEIDSITSLIKNCNRCYYEYFERAKLYIENKRKVEGMKDLNQVIRKEKEFYNNRIKDSRLTTYYNERGKLKLDLKDYRGGILDFDKAVDVANSISSVWVEVFFNRAFCKSKIGKYNEAIEDYEKVFKHSYNDDYTNRMTHYNIGLLKIKVLRIEEGCLNLSKAGELGMTDAYKVISKHCNK; this is encoded by the coding sequence ATGAAAAAAAAAGTTCTTATAATATTACTAATTTCACTCTTTTACAACACTAATTTAACTGCTCAAAAAAAGGAAATTCAGAAAGAAATTGACTCAATAACTTCATTGATTAAAAATTGTAATCGTTGTTATTATGAATATTTTGAGAGAGCAAAATTATACATTGAAAATAAGAGAAAGGTGGAAGGAATGAAAGATTTAAATCAAGTTATAAGAAAAGAAAAAGAATTTTATAATAATAGAATAAAAGACAGTCGCCTAACAACTTATTACAATGAAAGAGGAAAATTAAAACTTGATTTGAAAGATTATCGTGGAGGAATATTAGACTTTGATAAAGCAGTTGATGTAGCTAATTCAATATCCAGTGTTTGGGTCGAAGTTTTCTTTAATAGAGCTTTCTGTAAATCTAAAATCGGTAAATATAATGAAGCAATAGAAGATTATGAAAAGGTTTTTAAACATAGTTATAATGACGATTATACAAACAGAATGACGCATTATAATATTGGCCTTTTAAAAATAAAAGTACTGAGAATTGAAGAAGGATGTTTAAACCTAAGCAAAGCAGGAGAATTAGGAATGACTGATGCTTATAAAGTAATTTCGAAACATTGCAACAAATAA
- a CDS encoding IS110 family transposase, with protein MNKYKEIFGVDISKDVFDVYGSTSGHDQFKNDELGFKRFLKSLPNNSLVIMEATGYYHYRLAQFLYKQSIFVSVVNPLSVKRFIQMKLSKVKTDKSDAKAICEYGTINEVPLYTALTNVQSECLQLFRLLDSNIKKRTAVKNKIHGEEVLGIPSKWVYSSLKRTKKHLDKEILGIETKVLSLVKQDQQAQLTLLTSIPGIGLKTALFLIVITDGFKKFETASQLCSYVGITPTIRVSGSSVRGRSRISKVGNRKLRNLLFLCAFTASKHNKGCREIYERIVNKGKSKKLALIAVSNKLIRQGFAIAKSGLPYDETYVSVLSK; from the coding sequence ATGAATAAATATAAGGAAATTTTTGGAGTTGACATCAGTAAAGACGTTTTTGATGTTTATGGAAGTACAAGTGGTCATGATCAATTTAAAAATGATGAATTAGGGTTTAAAAGATTCTTAAAAAGTCTGCCTAACAACTCATTAGTAATTATGGAAGCAACAGGTTATTATCATTATAGATTAGCTCAGTTTTTATACAAGCAAAGCATTTTTGTATCGGTTGTAAATCCTTTATCAGTCAAGCGATTTATCCAAATGAAATTATCTAAAGTAAAGACGGATAAAAGTGATGCGAAGGCTATTTGTGAATATGGAACCATTAATGAAGTTCCATTGTATACGGCTCTTACCAATGTTCAGAGCGAGTGTTTACAGTTGTTTAGATTATTAGATAGTAATATTAAAAAACGTACAGCGGTTAAGAATAAAATTCACGGAGAAGAAGTTTTAGGGATTCCTTCTAAGTGGGTTTATAGTTCATTAAAACGGACTAAAAAACATTTAGATAAAGAGATTTTAGGAATCGAAACAAAAGTATTATCGTTAGTAAAACAAGACCAGCAAGCACAGTTAACATTGCTAACAAGTATTCCAGGAATAGGATTGAAAACGGCATTGTTTTTAATTGTAATTACTGATGGATTTAAGAAATTTGAAACAGCTTCACAATTATGTAGTTATGTAGGAATTACTCCAACGATAAGAGTATCTGGGAGTAGTGTACGTGGAAGAAGTAGAATAAGTAAGGTTGGAAATAGGAAGTTACGCAACCTCTTGTTTCTCTGTGCTTTTACAGCTAGCAAGCATAATAAAGGATGTCGCGAGATTTATGAGCGAATTGTTAACAAGGGTAAGAGTAAGAAATTGGCTTTAATAGCGGTTTCAAATAAATTGATAAGACAGGGTTTTGCTATTGCAAAATCAGGTTTACCATATGACGAAACGTACGTTTCTGTTTTATCAAAATAA